In Candidatus Hydrogenedentota bacterium, the DNA window ATGCATCCTTCGCGGGTTCGGGGAGGTAGAGCCGCAGTGGGCGCTCCTCCGCAGGCGGGCCGAGGCTCTCCACGGGATTCCCCAGGGCGAGCCAGGCGGCGGCGGGGGCGAACACGTCGCGCCCATGAAAGGTGGCCCCGCGGCGTTGCGGAAATAGCGGGCACCGCTCAATGACATGCACCGCCTCCGGCGGCGTCCGCCGGAAGAACAGCGAGCACAGGCCGTTGTCGGGGAAGACCAGCGTGTGCCCACCCGCCCGCGCGGCCAGGGGGCGGCGCGTTGTGCCGACGCCGGGGTCCACCACGGCGACATGCACCGCGCCCGCCGGAAACTCCGGCAGGGCGGCGTCGAGGAACAGGGTGGCCTCCACGAGGTTCTGCGGCGCGATTTCGTGGGTCAGGTCCACCACCGTCACCTCGGGACACCCCCGGAGCAGCACGCCCTTCATCGCGGCGACATAGGGGTCGCGCGTGCCGAAATCCGTCGTGAGGGTGACCAGTGCGGGCGTCATGCCTCCCCCCTACTCCGCCATGCCCGACTTGACCGCCTCCACGGGCCGGCCGACCCGCTCGTCCAGATGCACCTGCGGCAGCGCCGAGGTCTCCGAGACGATCTCGCGGGTGCCGTCGGGCAGCAGGATAAACGTGTCCTCGGACTTCACGCCGACGCCGGAGGGGTTCCAGGCGAAGGCCGATCCGAAGGGAACGTCGAGGCCGAAATGCGCCTTGAGCTTCGCGGGCCAGAACGTGTCCAACACGGGGAAGGGGCAGCCCGGCACGGCCTTGCAGGTGCGGCCCGCGTAGCCCGTGGCGCCACCCTGGTGGTGGTTGTGCCACTCGTTCTCCGGGAAGCCCATGCGGACATAGGCGTCGCGCAGGACGTCAAACACCTCGCCGAGCGTGCGGCCCGGCACGGTGGCCTCCTGCACCAGGGCGTCCACCGCGCAGACGCGGTCGTAGGCGTCCGCAATCCCCGGGGGGAGGTCGCCGACGCGCTTGAAGCGGGTCAGGGAGACCACCAGCCCCTCGCGGAGGAAGCAGCCGACGACCATCACATAGCCGCGCACGCGGACCTCGTCGAGCCCCGTGCCGACGAGGGGGCCGACGGTGGGCAGCGGATGGCGGTATCTGGCGATGCGGCCGTCCGCGGCGACCAGCGACACGGGCACCTGGCAGCGGCGCAGGGCACCCTCATGCGCGAGGGCGGCGGCAATGTCCGCCTCGGGCATCCCCTCCTCAATCGCGTCGAGGGTCGCCGTCATGGCTTCCGCCGCCAGCATGCCGAGCACGCGGTACTTGCCCAGCTCCTCCTCCGTGAGCAGGGCGCGCAGCACGGCCAGATCGCCGTGGACGTTCGGGCCGAGGGAGCCGTCGTCGGAGACGTTCTTCCCCTGAAAACGCGCGGCCGCAGCCTGCGCCGGGGTCGAGGTGAACCAGACATAGTCCACGGCCCCGCAGCCCAGCACGCCCAGTTCCTCGTCGAGGATGCGGGGCTTCTCGATGGTGTCGCCGACGAAGCAGGCCGCGCCCTCGCGGGGGACATAGAGCGCGTTCGAGCCCAGATCCGCGTGGGTCCAGATGAAATTGCGGCGGCCGCCCGTCGCCATGGCGAAGTTGTCGGGCCGCGACAGCAGCACGCCGTCGAGCCCCTTCTCCCGCAGCCAGGTCTGCACAAGGGCCTGCCGGACGCTGAAGAGTTCCTTGTCGTTCACGGGGTCAGTCTCCTTTGGGCTAAGCGCCGAGGGTTCCGACCCGGCGCAGGAAATCCGCGTACACGCCCACGCCGCGCATGAGCGTGGGCAGGTGCTGCCGCTCGTTGGGGCCGTGGATGCCGTCGTCCGGCAGGGCGAAGCCGAGCATGATCGAGTCCACGCCGAGTTTCTGCTGGAAGAAGGCGACCACGGGCACGCTGCCGCCCTCGCGCGTGAAGAGGGGCTTCTTCCCGAAGGCCGCCTCCAGGGCGTCCGCGGCGGCGCGCATGAAGGGCGATTTGCGGTTCATCACCGCGCCCGGCCCCA includes these proteins:
- a CDS encoding SAM-dependent chlorinase/fluorinase, which produces MTPALVTLTTDFGTRDPYVAAMKGVLLRGCPEVTVVDLTHEIAPQNLVEATLFLDAALPEFPAGAVHVAVVDPGVGTTRRPLAARAGGHTLVFPDNGLCSLFFRRTPPEAVHVIERCPLFPQRRGATFHGRDVFAPAAAWLALGNPVESLGPPAEERPLRLYLPEPAKDASGRMSGEVLHVDRFGNAVTNLPGGEELRGTVVVELPGDPVRIPVRRTYGDADPGGLVAVTGSTGRLEVALRDGSAARRLGLGTGAKVSFVPERE